In Tamandua tetradactyla isolate mTamTet1 chromosome 7, mTamTet1.pri, whole genome shotgun sequence, the following are encoded in one genomic region:
- the CLEC6A gene encoding C-type lectin domain family 6 member A isoform X1, with protein sequence MVQEGQPQVREKGVWRANVRLWFVAVISITLLSACFIASCVVTYHFTYGKTGKRLSELHTYYSSLTCFSEGTRVTEKVWGCCPNAWKPFGSSCYFISTEKRFWSKSEQNCVGMGAHLVVINTEAEQNFIIQQLNESFSYFLGLSDPQGNGKWQWIDQTPFDENVRFWHQNEPNFSAEQCASIVFWNPGKWGWNDDFCDTKRNSICEMKKIYL encoded by the exons ATGGTGCAAGAAGGGCAACCTCAAGTTAGAG AGAAAGGAGTCTGGCGGGCTAATGTGAGGCTTTGGTTTGTGGCTGTGATTTCCATCACACTCCTCAGTGCCTGTTTCATTGCGAGCTGTGTGG TAACTTATCATTTTACATATGGCAAAACTGGCAAAAGGCTGTCTGAACTACACACATATTACTCAAGTCTAACCTGCTTCAGTGAAGGGACAAGGGTGACAG AAAAAGTCTGGGGCTGTTGTCCAAATGCTTGGAAGCCATTTGGTTCCAGCTGCTACTTCATTTCAACAGAAAAAAGATTTTGGTCTAAAAGTGAGCAGAACTGTGTTGGGATGGGAGCTCATTTGGTGGTGATCAACACAGAAGCGGAGCAG AATTTCATTATCCAGCAGCTGAATGaatccttttcttatttcttggggctttcggatccacaGGGGAATGGAAAATGGCAATGGATTGACCAGACTCCCTTCGATGAAAATGTCAG ATTCTGGCACCAAAATGAGCCCAATTTTTCAGCAGAGCAATGTGCTTCAATAGTTTTCTGGAATCCCGGAAAATGGGGCTGGAATGATGATTTTTGTGATACTAAAAGGAATTCAATATGTGAGATGAAGAAGATTTATCTATGA
- the CLEC6A gene encoding C-type lectin domain family 6 member A isoform X2 produces the protein MVQEGQPQVREKGVWRANVRLWFVAVISITLLSACFIASCVVTYHFTYGKTGKRLSELHTYYSSLTCFSEGTRVTEKVWGCCPNAWKPFGSSCYFISTEKRFWSKSEQNCVGMGAHLVVINTEAEQNFIIQQLNESFSYFLGLSDPQGNGKWQWIDQTPFDENVRFNRGKS, from the exons ATGGTGCAAGAAGGGCAACCTCAAGTTAGAG AGAAAGGAGTCTGGCGGGCTAATGTGAGGCTTTGGTTTGTGGCTGTGATTTCCATCACACTCCTCAGTGCCTGTTTCATTGCGAGCTGTGTGG TAACTTATCATTTTACATATGGCAAAACTGGCAAAAGGCTGTCTGAACTACACACATATTACTCAAGTCTAACCTGCTTCAGTGAAGGGACAAGGGTGACAG AAAAAGTCTGGGGCTGTTGTCCAAATGCTTGGAAGCCATTTGGTTCCAGCTGCTACTTCATTTCAACAGAAAAAAGATTTTGGTCTAAAAGTGAGCAGAACTGTGTTGGGATGGGAGCTCATTTGGTGGTGATCAACACAGAAGCGGAGCAG AATTTCATTATCCAGCAGCTGAATGaatccttttcttatttcttggggctttcggatccacaGGGGAATGGAAAATGGCAATGGATTGACCAGACTCCCTTCGATGAAAATGTCAG